In the Zingiber officinale cultivar Zhangliang chromosome 5A, Zo_v1.1, whole genome shotgun sequence genome, ATTAGCACGATATAAAGGATTTTGCGAAGATTCAAATCACTTCTTTTCTGCCATTCTGTGTCAATTCTTGAGCTTTCGAAAGAGAAGTGTTGCTGTACTTTCCAAACATCATGAGGCAGTCCAGagaaacaagagatcaagagcaagGTTTTTCATTGTTGTATTTACTTTTCTTATTCTTATTGTATCCTTGTTGTATTTCTCATGTTGAGATTGTACGAGACTTCTCTTTCTTCCGAAAGGAGATTTTCATAGTGTATACATGAGTGAAAAGAGTTGACCCTTAATTTAATCACCTCAAAGAGATGAATACTATCTAACAAGTTAGTATTGCTTTGAGTTATCCGCTGCAACCTCCTCTAGCTCTCGGAATTTTCTAACATAACATTTCCCCAACAAAACTACTAATTGCCTCAAGGTTTGGTGTAATGTTGAAAAGCAAGATACATTTCTCAAACAACTATGATTCAATTCCAAGGACCTACATATGACGATTAAACTAGTAGTAAAATTAGAGATTATGATAAGAGCCATTAGATTTTTTGGATTTACTTGGTAGATAAAATATTAGGTCGGATTGtctatctcaaaattatttgggCTGTAAGATCGAATACCTGGTATATATAAATTATGTAGTTTAGCAAACTTTGTATTGTTCGTTGGGAAtcaaaatttgatttgaatttaaccAAACTAACCAATTCTGCTTTAAACGTGATCGAACTCAATTCACATGGTCTCTTTCACTTCATCTTAAAATATATACTTAAAAATTTACTTATGAGATAAGACTGGTGTGATATTTTCCTCCGTAATCATATAAAGATAGATTTTTCTCTTCGTATACAAATGTTTAGATACTAAATGAAATTATCAAATTATATAATAAGTacctttaaattaaaatctaaatgtCACTAAGTTATATTATACAGGTTATCGAATTGTATTATAAGACCTATTAATTAGTTGTATGATAATTTCTATAAAATTAAGTATATATGccattaaatttaatatttagatttatattttttatataattatgcTAAGAGACTCAAACAAGACTTTTCCTTAGCTCtgattttgttttctttaattgttttttttttttaccaaaatagATACTCTACCTACTCGTAGTATTAATGGGGTAATTAAAGCATTGGACGAGAAGTCAAACATCGTAATCAGTTATCATTATTAATTTATTGCTCGCATTAAAAAAAAGTAATATCAATTACTAAGGGTACGAAATAATAACATTTAATGCCCTAATTGTGATATAGTAGTaaaatatttaagaaaataaataaaaagatttaaCTTTACCCTCCGCAAGTAGTTGATTTAGCAAGATCTATCTTTATATGCAAGTTTATTAAAAGCTATTCGGTTAATTAATTTCACAATCAATTTGCAGatcataaaaaaaaagaagatagatTGAAAGAAATTGAGACgaagaacaaaaaagtaaaatgcGACATGATTTGAACATTTAGAAAAGTATAATGCAGTCCGGTTCATAAAATTGAAAATAGGAGCCTGATAATTTGATAAATTGATCATGAATTAGTAAGGCTTCTCTCCCACCACGTTCCCAGGGGGGTCGTAAAGGCACAGCGTGAGCGTCGCCGTCGCTCTTCCCCTGCCACTGCCGCCGCCGCACACCGCTTGCGCGCACCCGACGCTCGTCGTCCTTCGCCACACCACTTGCGTGTAGGTGCCGCAGTCCTCGTGCCCCGCCGCGCACGTGTTGTTCGCGTAGTCGTAGTACTTCCCCTCCGCCACCCACGACCGCACTGCCTCCGCAGGGCCCATCGGGTAGCTCGCCCACGCCTGGTTCGCCCCGTACTGGCTCGACCCCAAGTCCGCGAACCCGCACGCGCTACGCTCCCGCTGGTCCCGCGTCACCCCGCTCGCTGTGGACGCCAGCTGCGGGCTCCATCGGAGCGGCGGCACCCGGACCGCCGCCCGAGCTTGCTTGTGCGGGTCCAGGTATTGATCCGCCAGGGTGGTCGCGGGCGGCGACGGAGACGGCACGGCAAATGGATCTCCCTGGAGCAGCCTCCCGCCAGTGATCACTTGGAAACTAGTAGTGATGGATAGGACACACAGGAGGTGGTGGAAGTGGAGAGTCCTTGAATCCATTGGGGACTCCATTTCTGCAACTGGAGATGGTGTTGATGGTGTGCATATATAAACTATAAATTATATGATTAATTAGTCAAACTTTAATTGTTTACTAACATTTAAAAAGTAAGTATCCATTAATTAAGGTTAATATGGAGATATTTTGAGTTGGCTCTCTGGGCACCCGTACAGAATCGAGTATCGAACTGTGCATGCACGGCCAAACTGCCCCTGGAAGTGTCTACACAACACGTGCGTCCCTGGCAGATGCCCGAGAAGGTGAGGGAGAGGGATCGAAGCGACCTGAGAGAAGGGCCATGTGGGATTGCTGGGATCTGAGGGTGCACTGCCTCGTGCAATGTGTTAAATTCTTTAGATATATAAGTCATTGTGCCTCGgcatatataaattatataaaataaatattttcatatcttATCCGAAAATTGAGTCAAATGGATTATCGAATGAGATAGATGGAATATTAATTGAATCATAATATCTCGAAAGAAAGATATGCTGAGATGATTTTTATATTGATCAAGTCGTCATAAGTTTTCTGGTAACACTATCTGTAACCAGCGATCGGGTTGCCctggtccctggtaccccgaggcaAATGGtaaatccaacgaatatataagtaaccgATTAATACTAGAATAATAAAATGAACGAGGAgtgagtacgagaacgtaccctggtcGAGGGAGCACCCTTAGATGGGGCGCTACTCGAGTTGTTGTGACACGGAAGAGTAGATGGATAAGCcggatgaagagctggatctAATAAAGCGGAGTCGGACGCGTCACGGAGCCGGAAGCGGCGGCACGAAACCAAATGCGACCTCGGCATGCAGGTAGTGATAAAACATCGGTACGCAACCCGGGATAAGACATCGACATATAGGCCAGGATAAGATATCGACATACAGACCGGGATAAGACAACAACACGAAGGCTGAGACATAAAACATCACACAAGTCTGGTCAGAACATAATAACAACGAGGGCTTGGGACCCCGATTGACATCGGATGCATACGGCACTACGGGTCGAGCGTCGGAGAATCGGACCGACGGATCTGAGGTGCCGACAGCGGCACCGACGACGACGTTGGAAAATGCAGGGATGGTCGGTGGCATGCCTAACCGGTGATAAGGGTTGTGGCGACTGAGAAGGAATGGATGAGGCGTGCAAAAAATGGGGAAAAGTGGCTACGGCGATGGACTGTAGTGTCGGCAGCAGCTCTGACAGCTACGACGGCAgcagggagagaggaagaggagggcagTGAGTTtctgagagggagagggaagaggaAGGAGGTGGTCGTCGTCGGCCGCCGTCGCTCGAGGGTGGCAGTGAGAGATAAGGAAGCTGCCCCTTCCCATTCCTCTTGGCGGCGGAGAAAAAACCAAGCCTCCTCCAAGCGTAAGATGTGGTATGGTTGCAGAAGAacgagagagggagagaagatgagGTGGCGGGCGACGTCGGTGCCGATAAGGATCGTGAGAGGGAGGAAGAAGTCCCTCCTCTTGATTATTTCACTTTTTCCCTATTCCCGTATTACATCCTATCTGTCACATGCTTGTTCGGAtgctgcgatttacctccctcatGATGACCTTGGGTCGGGTACGACGGGGACACTGAGAGCGAgcgtttcgccttttgccactgaTACGGATATTGGGAGGAGGGCATAGGAGAAATTAAGATGAAAGGGAGAGGCGTTTTGGTCTTTTAAGAGGTGAGGGGTTTTTGGGGTCTTAAGGGTTACTGTAGCTTGCGGGGAAAGGGGCTGCTTCGGGCTCGTTTCACGCCGCCACCGCCAACAGAAGGGAgaaacttcttcttcctcatgcTCTCACCCTCCACGCCGGCGCCGCCGCCGGCCATCACCTCCacgcttctccctctctctcgcCGCCATCCTCGCAGCGCCAGCCACAGCGACGACACTCCCTTTTTCCTCCCCACAGCGATGACgacagcaccttcttcttcctctctcccgCGACCCACACTGCCGCCGGTCACCTGTCCTCTCGCGACGCAGCCACCGGGCAGTCCACCTCCATCTGCCATCCCCTCGACTCCTCGCGCACACTGTGCCTCAAGGCCGAGGCCGCCGAAGAACACTGCCGCAGCCCAAAGAGGCTTTCGGCGTCATCGGCAACGACCTCCCTCTCCTCGCTGCGCCGCCACCGGCTCCCCCTCTTTGCTGCGCCGCCGTCGGCAGACCGCCACCGCTCTTCTCGCTCTCGTGCAC is a window encoding:
- the LOC121983307 gene encoding STS14 protein-like, whose translation is MESPMDSRTLHFHHLLCVLSITTSFQVITGGRLLQGDPFAVPSPSPPATTLADQYLDPHKQARAAVRVPPLRWSPQLASTASGVTRDQRERSACGFADLGSSQYGANQAWASYPMGPAEAVRSWVAEGKYYDYANNTCAAGHEDCGTYTQVVWRRTTSVGCAQAVCGGGSGRGRATATLTLCLYDPPGNVVGEKPY